A region from the Pseudomonas sp. P8_229 genome encodes:
- a CDS encoding MBOAT family protein, producing the protein MVFSSNVFLFLFLPIFLGLYYLSGQRYRNLLLLIASYVFYAWWRVDFLALFAAVTLWNYWIGLKVGAAGVRTKPAQRWLLLGVAVDLCILGYFKYANFGVDSINAIMTSFGLEPFILTHVLLPIGISFYIFESISYIIDVYRGDTPATRNLIDFAAFVAIFPHLIAGPVLRFRDLADQFNNRTHTLDKFSEGCTRFMQGFIKKVFIADTLAVVADHCFALQNPTTGDAWLGALAYTAQLYFDFSGYSDMAIGLGLMMGFRFMENFKQPYISQSITEFWRRWHISLSTWLRDYLYITLGGNRKGTLMTYRNLFLTMLLGGLWHGANITYIVWGAWHGMWLAIEKMLGINTSPRSLNPIRWALTFLLVVMGWVIFRAENLHVAGRMYGAMFSFGDWSLSELNRASLTGLQVATLVVAYMTLAFFGLRDLYTNQPPAKSKPEVNVEANGPATATPGMIKAAPGENPASIHEPGYTVGVEAQVQPAYWTPDWSRYVMRGLILLLFIASILKLSAQSFSPFLYFQF; encoded by the coding sequence ATGGTATTTTCATCCAACGTGTTCCTGTTTCTGTTCTTGCCGATCTTTCTCGGCTTGTACTACTTGAGCGGGCAACGCTATCGCAACCTGCTGCTGCTGATCGCCAGCTACGTGTTTTACGCGTGGTGGCGGGTGGACTTCCTCGCACTGTTCGCCGCCGTCACATTGTGGAACTACTGGATCGGCCTCAAAGTCGGTGCCGCCGGCGTCAGAACCAAACCGGCACAGCGCTGGCTGCTGCTCGGCGTAGCGGTCGACCTGTGCATCCTCGGCTACTTCAAGTACGCCAACTTCGGTGTCGACAGCATCAACGCGATCATGACCTCGTTCGGTCTGGAGCCGTTCATCCTGACCCACGTGCTGTTGCCGATCGGTATTTCGTTCTACATCTTCGAGTCGATCAGCTACATCATCGACGTGTATCGCGGCGACACCCCGGCCACGCGCAACCTGATCGACTTCGCGGCGTTCGTGGCGATCTTCCCGCACCTGATTGCCGGCCCGGTCCTGCGTTTCCGCGACCTCGCCGACCAGTTCAACAACCGCACGCACACCCTCGACAAGTTCTCCGAGGGCTGCACGCGGTTCATGCAGGGCTTCATCAAGAAGGTGTTCATTGCTGACACCCTCGCGGTGGTGGCCGACCATTGCTTCGCCCTGCAAAACCCAACCACCGGTGATGCCTGGCTCGGCGCGCTGGCCTACACCGCGCAGCTGTATTTCGACTTCTCCGGTTACAGCGACATGGCCATCGGTCTGGGCTTGATGATGGGTTTCCGTTTCATGGAAAACTTCAAGCAGCCATACATCAGCCAGTCGATCACCGAGTTCTGGCGCCGCTGGCACATCAGCCTGTCGACCTGGCTGCGTGACTACCTGTACATCACCCTCGGCGGTAACCGCAAAGGCACGCTGATGACCTATCGCAACCTGTTCCTGACCATGCTCCTGGGTGGTCTGTGGCACGGCGCGAACATCACCTACATCGTCTGGGGCGCCTGGCACGGCATGTGGCTGGCGATCGAAAAAATGCTCGGCATCAACACCTCGCCGCGCAGCCTCAACCCGATCCGCTGGGCGCTGACCTTCCTGCTGGTGGTGATGGGCTGGGTGATCTTCCGCGCCGAGAACCTGCACGTCGCCGGACGCATGTACGGCGCAATGTTCAGCTTCGGCGACTGGTCGCTGTCGGAACTCAATCGCGCCAGCCTCACCGGTCTGCAAGTGGCGACCCTTGTCGTTGCGTACATGACGTTGGCGTTCTTCGGTCTGCGAGATCTGTACACCAACCAGCCGCCGGCCAAGAGCAAACCTGAAGTCAATGTCGAGGCCAACGGCCCTGCCACGGCGACCCCGGGGATGATCAAAGCTGCTCCAGGCGAAAACCCGGCAAGCATCCATGAGCCTGGCTACACCGTCGGCGTCGAAGCCCAGGTGCAACCGGCCTACTGGACCCCGGACTGGTCACGCTACGTGATGCGCGGGCTGATCCTGCTGCTGTTCATCGCCTCGATTCTCAAACTCTCGGCGCAAAGCTTCTCGCCGTTCCTTTACTTCCAGTTCTGA
- a CDS encoding alginate O-acetyltransferase AlgF: MTFTTTPRRLAKSFALVAGLSVLSVQAFAGGDAALYGPTAPKGSTFVRVYNASNAEVSATVGSTNLSDVAPLASSDFSFMPGGDYSARIGSQTLPVKLAGDHYYTLVNNASGAPQLIEEPPFKNKQKSLVRVQNLSDKPLTLKTADGKTDVVPNVAAKGRGEREINPVKVSLALYEGDKKVGDVKPVALERGEAAVLYVTGSGSSLSPVWVKRPVSTR; the protein is encoded by the coding sequence ATGACTTTCACGACTACTCCTCGTCGTCTCGCTAAAAGCTTCGCACTGGTTGCTGGCCTCAGCGTGCTGTCGGTCCAGGCTTTCGCCGGTGGCGATGCTGCGCTCTACGGCCCGACCGCACCGAAAGGTTCGACCTTCGTGCGGGTCTACAACGCCAGCAACGCCGAAGTCAGCGCCACCGTCGGCAGCACTAATCTGAGCGACGTTGCGCCACTGGCCAGCAGCGACTTCAGCTTCATGCCGGGCGGTGATTACAGCGCCAGGATCGGCAGCCAGACCTTGCCGGTGAAACTCGCCGGTGACCACTACTACACCCTGGTCAACAACGCTTCCGGCGCGCCGCAACTGATCGAAGAGCCGCCGTTCAAGAACAAGCAGAAATCCCTGGTGCGGGTACAGAACCTCAGCGACAAGCCGCTGACCCTGAAGACCGCCGACGGCAAGACCGACGTGGTGCCGAACGTGGCCGCCAAGGGCCGTGGCGAACGTGAAATCAACCCGGTGAAAGTCAGCCTCGCGCTGTACGAAGGCGACAAGAAAGTCGGCGACGTGAAACCGGTCGCCCTGGAGCGCGGTGAGGCCGCAGTGCTGTACGTCACCGGTTCCGGCAGCAGCCTGTCGCCAGTCTGGGTGAAACGCCCGGTGTCGACTCGCTAA
- a CDS encoding alginate O-acetyltransferase, whose amino-acid sequence MTRSLRIFYIALFLVTLLVLGLWSVRSFFGFSTNADATVLNGRWTKAVETHYDDEFPIKRLGTNLWAALDFKLFNEGRPGVVLGRDQWLYSDEEFNPIVNEELNLQGNYALVEGVRQTLKAKGVKLVMAIVPAKVRLYPEHLGEVKPASIHANLYQDFHARVAADKILAPDLLGPLQQAKQNGQQVFLRTDTHWTPEGAEIAANTLAKTIADKFPLSGEPQRFVTTPAEKVTHKGDLRLFLPLDPLFENLMPAQEPLQKRNTVAAAEQPAGDDALFANSEVPVALIGTSYSANPNWNFVGALKQALHSDVVNYAEDGHGPILPMLSYLKSDDFKNSPPQVLIWEFPERYLPVNNEIGDADPQWVAELKQAGARQQNVAINTKSETPDRAQN is encoded by the coding sequence ATGACCCGCTCATTACGCATCTTCTATATCGCGCTGTTTCTGGTGACCTTGCTGGTGCTCGGTCTGTGGTCGGTGCGCAGCTTCTTCGGCTTCAGCACCAACGCCGACGCGACGGTGCTCAACGGCCGCTGGACCAAAGCCGTGGAAACCCACTACGACGATGAATTCCCGATCAAGCGTCTGGGCACCAATCTCTGGGCCGCGCTGGATTTCAAACTGTTCAACGAAGGTCGTCCGGGCGTGGTGCTCGGTCGTGATCAGTGGCTGTACAGCGACGAGGAATTCAACCCGATCGTCAACGAAGAGCTGAACCTGCAAGGCAACTACGCGCTGGTCGAAGGCGTGCGCCAGACCCTCAAGGCCAAAGGCGTGAAACTGGTGATGGCAATCGTTCCGGCCAAGGTGCGCCTGTACCCGGAACACCTGGGTGAAGTGAAACCGGCGAGCATCCACGCCAATCTCTATCAGGACTTCCATGCTCGTGTCGCGGCGGACAAGATCCTCGCCCCGGACCTGCTCGGCCCGCTGCAACAGGCCAAGCAGAACGGTCAGCAAGTGTTCCTGCGCACCGACACGCACTGGACGCCTGAAGGCGCCGAGATCGCAGCCAACACCCTGGCGAAAACCATCGCCGACAAATTCCCGCTCAGTGGCGAGCCGCAGCGCTTCGTCACCACGCCGGCGGAGAAGGTCACGCACAAGGGCGACCTGCGTCTGTTCCTGCCGCTCGATCCGCTGTTCGAAAACCTGATGCCGGCGCAAGAGCCGCTGCAAAAGCGCAACACCGTGGCCGCCGCCGAGCAGCCTGCCGGTGACGACGCACTGTTCGCCAACAGCGAAGTACCGGTCGCATTGATCGGCACCAGCTACAGCGCCAACCCCAACTGGAACTTCGTCGGTGCGCTGAAACAAGCGCTGCACAGCGACGTCGTGAACTACGCCGAAGACGGCCACGGCCCGATCCTGCCGATGCTCAGCTACCTGAAAAGCGATGACTTCAAGAACAGCCCGCCACAGGTGCTGATCTGGGAGTTTCCTGAACGTTATCTGCCTGTGAACAACGAAATCGGCGACGCCGACCCGCAGTGGGTCGCAGAGCTTAAACAAGCCGGCGCGCGCCAACAAAACGTAGCAATCAACACTAAATCCGAGACGCCCGATCGGGCGCAAAACTGA
- a CDS encoding alginate export family protein, whose amino-acid sequence MKLNPFVKAGIGLTFALIWSCPTLAAMTETKNFGLEVKITGQSEDDRDLGTAPGGDVNGVGLDLRPWIYGESGAWSAYAMGQAVTSTDIIETDTLQQSDGAATTDSGDRQTKKNYLAMREFWVGYSGFTPYPGEMLKFGRQRLRNDDGQWRDTNIEALNWTFDTTLLRANVGVAERFSEYRTDLKELAPKDKDRLHAYADAAYQWAPGNWVGIRGHHTHDDGKLDYAEPGVPRDTLDKTQNGDISWLGLTADSDAYNWRNTNTVNYWGSITGMSGDRDTVNALNADGTRPAQAKRSDDINGWATDLGVRLRLDPQWQVGAAYARASADYQQNGLESNRSNYTGTRSRVHRFGEAFRGEMSNMQTATLFGSWMLNDQYDASLIYHKFWRVDGNKPVGSNGINAVENNTDDVTGAILSSTSLPLQDGNKDLGQEMDLVVTKYFKQGLLPAALSQSIDEPSALVRLRGGVFKPGDAYGKQVDSYMHRAFIDVIWRF is encoded by the coding sequence ATGAAGTTGAATCCCTTTGTGAAGGCCGGTATTGGCCTCACGTTCGCGCTGATCTGGTCTTGCCCGACTCTGGCCGCGATGACCGAAACCAAGAACTTCGGCCTGGAAGTGAAAATCACCGGCCAGTCCGAAGACGACCGCGACCTCGGTACCGCACCCGGTGGCGACGTCAACGGTGTGGGCCTGGACCTGCGTCCGTGGATCTACGGCGAAAGCGGCGCGTGGAGCGCCTACGCCATGGGCCAGGCCGTGACCTCCACCGACATCATCGAGACCGACACCCTGCAGCAATCCGATGGCGCCGCAACCACCGACAGCGGTGACCGCCAGACCAAGAAAAACTACTTGGCGATGCGCGAGTTCTGGGTCGGCTACAGCGGCTTCACGCCGTACCCGGGCGAAATGCTCAAGTTCGGTCGCCAGCGCCTGCGCAATGACGACGGCCAATGGCGCGACACCAACATCGAAGCGCTGAACTGGACGTTCGACACCACCCTGCTGCGCGCCAACGTCGGCGTCGCCGAACGCTTCAGCGAATACCGCACCGACCTGAAAGAACTGGCCCCCAAAGACAAGGATCGCCTGCACGCCTACGCCGATGCCGCCTACCAGTGGGCACCGGGTAACTGGGTCGGCATTCGCGGCCACCACACCCACGATGACGGCAAACTCGATTACGCCGAACCGGGTGTGCCCCGCGACACCCTCGATAAAACCCAGAACGGCGACATCAGCTGGCTCGGCCTGACCGCCGACAGCGACGCCTACAACTGGCGCAACACCAACACCGTCAACTACTGGGGCAGCATCACCGGCATGAGCGGCGACCGCGACACGGTCAACGCGCTGAACGCCGACGGTACGCGCCCGGCACAAGCCAAGCGCAGCGACGACATCAACGGCTGGGCCACCGACCTCGGCGTGCGTCTGCGCCTCGATCCGCAGTGGCAGGTCGGCGCGGCGTATGCCCGTGCCAGCGCCGACTACCAACAGAACGGTCTGGAGAGCAACCGCTCCAACTACACCGGTACGCGCTCACGCGTTCACCGCTTCGGCGAAGCGTTCCGTGGCGAAATGAGCAACATGCAGACCGCCACCCTGTTCGGTTCGTGGATGCTCAACGACCAGTACGACGCCAGCCTGATCTACCACAAGTTCTGGCGCGTGGACGGCAACAAGCCGGTGGGCAGCAACGGCATCAACGCCGTGGAAAACAACACCGACGACGTCACCGGCGCGATCCTCTCCAGCACCTCGCTGCCGCTGCAGGATGGCAACAAGGACCTGGGTCAGGAGATGGACCTGGTGGTCACCAAGTACTTCAAGCAAGGCCTGCTGCCGGCGGCGCTGAGCCAGTCGATCGATGAACCGTCGGCGCTGGTGCGCTTGCGTGGCGGCGTGTTCAAACCGGGCGATGCCTATGGCAAGCAGGTTGATTCGTACATGCACCGCGCGTTCATCGACGTGATCTGGCGCTTCTGA
- a CDS encoding mannose-1-phosphate guanylyltransferase/mannose-6-phosphate isomerase, producing the protein MIPVILSGGSGSRLWPLSRKQFPKQFLALTGEHTLFQQTLERLVFEGMDTPIVVCNKDHRFIVNEQLANRNLECQRILMEPFGRNTAPAVALTAMMLVNEGRDELMLVLPADHVLEDQKALQRALALATVAAENGEMVLFGVPATKPETGYGYIKSTADSLLPEGVSRVSHFVEKPDVKRATEYVESGGYYWNSGMFLFRASRFLEELKKHDPDIYDTCLLTLERSQQDADTVTLDEATFACCPDNSIDYSVMEKTQRACVVPLSAGWSDVGCWSSLWEVNEKDANGNVSKGDVVIQDSKNCMIHGNGKLVSVIGLENIVVVETKDAMMIAHKDKVQGVKQMVNTLNEQGRSETQNHCEVYRPWGSYDSVDMGGRFQVKHISVKPGACLSLQMHHHRAEHWIVVSGTAEVTCDENVFLLCENQSTYIPIASVHRLRNPGKIPLEIIEVQSGSYLGEDDIERFEDIYGRSTPIERGVSVKTIAQ; encoded by the coding sequence ATGATTCCGGTGATCTTGTCAGGTGGTAGCGGTTCACGTCTTTGGCCGCTTTCGCGTAAGCAATTCCCTAAACAATTCCTCGCCCTGACCGGTGAACACACACTGTTCCAGCAGACCCTGGAGCGCCTGGTGTTCGAAGGCATGGACACGCCGATCGTGGTCTGCAACAAGGATCACCGCTTCATCGTCAACGAGCAGTTGGCCAACCGTAACCTTGAATGCCAGCGCATCCTGATGGAGCCGTTCGGCCGCAACACCGCGCCGGCGGTGGCGCTGACTGCGATGATGCTGGTCAACGAAGGTCGTGACGAACTGATGCTGGTGCTGCCGGCCGACCACGTGCTGGAAGACCAGAAAGCCCTGCAACGCGCCCTCGCCCTGGCCACCGTGGCCGCCGAAAACGGCGAAATGGTGCTGTTCGGCGTACCGGCGACCAAACCGGAAACCGGTTACGGCTACATCAAGTCCACCGCTGATTCGCTGCTGCCGGAAGGCGTCAGCCGCGTTTCGCACTTCGTCGAAAAACCCGACGTCAAACGTGCTACCGAGTACGTCGAATCCGGCGGCTACTACTGGAACAGCGGCATGTTCCTGTTCCGCGCCAGCCGCTTCCTCGAAGAGCTGAAAAAGCATGATCCGGACATCTACGACACCTGTCTGCTGACTCTGGAGCGCAGCCAGCAGGACGCCGACACCGTCACACTGGACGAAGCCACCTTCGCCTGCTGCCCGGACAACTCCATCGACTACTCGGTGATGGAAAAAACCCAGCGTGCCTGCGTGGTGCCGCTGAGCGCCGGCTGGAGCGATGTCGGTTGCTGGTCATCGCTGTGGGAAGTCAACGAGAAAGACGCCAACGGCAACGTCAGCAAAGGCGACGTGGTGATTCAGGACAGCAAGAACTGCATGATCCACGGCAACGGCAAACTGGTGTCGGTGATCGGCCTGGAAAACATCGTCGTGGTCGAAACCAAGGACGCGATGATGATCGCCCACAAGGACAAGGTTCAGGGCGTCAAACAGATGGTCAACACGCTCAACGAACAGGGTCGCAGCGAAACCCAGAACCACTGCGAGGTCTACCGTCCGTGGGGCTCCTATGACTCGGTGGACATGGGCGGGCGTTTCCAGGTCAAGCACATCTCGGTCAAACCGGGCGCGTGCCTGTCGCTGCAGATGCACCATCACCGCGCCGAACACTGGATCGTGGTCAGCGGCACTGCCGAAGTGACCTGCGATGAAAACGTGTTCCTGCTCTGCGAAAACCAGTCGACCTACATCCCGATCGCCTCGGTGCACCGCTTGCGCAACCCGGGCAAGATCCCGCTGGAAATCATCGAAGTGCAATCGGGCAGCTACCTGGGCGAAGACGATATCGAGCGTTTCGAAGATATCTACGGCCGCTCCACCCCGATCGAACGCGGCGTGTCGGTGAAAACCATCGCGCAGTAA
- the algG gene encoding mannuronan 5-epimerase AlgG, with amino-acid sequence MHHARKGSLSLLAGAMLLASAGAFATVEPAKPVTTAKELQQAKTYTVSSAPTEALELAKPKLPDLSGFTAEAAAAKIVRSKPGKISVRRMMQEDALKDFIGGDNKMAEWVVRQHGIPQAIFVDDGYLNLKDLAKKLPKQYFSETSPGVYLAKLPIVVGRKGILEIDGQTQELRLSQEGGSFLVNDGQLFVRDTKVTGWREKDNGPATFRSPKEFRPFLLAWGGTETYIVNSKMASFGYANSKSYGVSISQYTPNMAKVLKRPEPTGWIVGSEFSDMWYGFYCYETRDFVVKGNTYKDNIVYGIDPHDRSHGLIIAENTVHGTKKKHGIIISREVNDSFIFNNKSFDNHLSGLVIDRNSVNNIIAYNEIYKNHTDGITLYESADNLLWGNKVISNKRHGIRIRNSVNIRLYENVAMANGLTGVYGHIKDLTDTDRDIKLDPFDAQVSLIVVGGELAANGSGPLSIDSPLSVELYRVSMLAPTKSSGISFNGILGERQDEILDLLVRQQKAVLIDPVERQTEMRD; translated from the coding sequence ATGCACCATGCAAGGAAAGGCTCGCTCAGCCTGTTGGCCGGCGCCATGCTGCTGGCCTCCGCTGGCGCCTTCGCCACGGTGGAACCGGCCAAGCCTGTGACCACCGCCAAAGAGCTGCAACAAGCCAAGACCTACACCGTCAGCAGTGCACCGACCGAGGCGCTGGAACTGGCCAAGCCGAAACTGCCCGACTTGTCCGGCTTCACCGCCGAGGCTGCCGCCGCGAAAATCGTGCGTAGCAAACCGGGCAAGATCAGCGTGCGCCGGATGATGCAGGAAGACGCCTTGAAGGACTTCATCGGCGGCGACAACAAGATGGCTGAATGGGTGGTGCGTCAGCACGGCATCCCGCAGGCGATCTTCGTCGACGACGGCTACCTGAACCTCAAGGACCTGGCGAAGAAACTGCCCAAGCAGTACTTCAGCGAAACCTCGCCGGGCGTGTACCTGGCGAAGTTGCCGATCGTCGTCGGCCGTAAAGGCATTCTCGAAATCGATGGCCAGACCCAGGAATTGCGCCTGTCGCAAGAGGGCGGTTCGTTCCTGGTCAACGACGGTCAGTTGTTCGTGCGTGACACCAAGGTCACCGGCTGGCGCGAGAAGGACAACGGCCCGGCCACCTTCCGTTCGCCGAAGGAGTTCCGTCCGTTCCTGCTGGCCTGGGGCGGTACCGAGACCTACATCGTCAACAGCAAGATGGCCAGCTTCGGCTATGCCAACAGTAAGTCGTACGGGGTGAGTATTTCCCAGTACACGCCGAACATGGCCAAGGTCCTCAAGCGTCCTGAACCGACTGGCTGGATCGTCGGCTCCGAGTTCTCCGACATGTGGTACGGCTTCTACTGCTACGAGACCCGCGACTTCGTGGTCAAGGGCAACACCTACAAAGACAACATCGTTTACGGCATCGACCCGCACGACCGTTCCCACGGCCTGATCATTGCCGAGAACACCGTGCATGGCACCAAGAAGAAACACGGGATCATTATTTCCCGTGAGGTCAACGACAGCTTCATCTTCAACAACAAGAGCTTCGACAACCATCTCTCGGGCCTGGTGATCGACCGTAACAGCGTCAACAACATCATTGCCTACAACGAGATCTACAAGAACCACACCGACGGCATCACCCTCTACGAGTCCGCCGACAACCTGCTGTGGGGCAACAAGGTCATCAGCAACAAGCGCCACGGCATCCGCATTCGTAACAGCGTGAACATCCGCCTCTACGAAAACGTCGCCATGGCCAACGGCCTGACCGGCGTCTACGGCCACATCAAGGACCTGACCGACACCGACCGTGACATCAAGCTCGACCCGTTCGACGCCCAGGTGTCGCTGATCGTGGTTGGCGGTGAACTGGCGGCCAACGGCAGCGGCCCGCTGTCGATCGATTCGCCCTTGAGCGTCGAGCTGTACCGCGTATCGATGCTGGCGCCGACCAAATCCAGCGGCATCAGTTTCAACGGCATCCTCGGCGAGCGCCAGGATGAAATTCTCGACCTGCTGGTGCGCCAGCAGAAAGCCGTGCTGATCGACCCTGTCGAACGCCAGACCGAAATGCGGGACTGA
- a CDS encoding alginate O-acetyltransferase — MHSHLIKLLSLSALTVGILAASNGARADESAAATPPKFSAEPCCNLCPAAHDAKNYTTRYQQNFTTLVQAQGDWLFRTQEDLRTEFNTTPAGYKRLQQLHDAFKSKGVELVIVYQPTRGLVNRNKLNPQEKAAFDYEKALGNYKTMLGRFAQMGYVVPDLSPLTNESLPDTLPAHDFYFRGDQHWTPYGAQRTAKIVAEKVKQIPAFADIPKREFETKRSGRMGKTGTLHNMAGQLCGTSYAIQYMDQFTTEPKGEAGDGDLFGDSGNPQITLVGTSHSGKNYNFAGFLEEAIGADILNVAFPGGGLEGSMLQYLGSDEFQKTPPKILIWEFSPLYRLDQETIYRQMMSLLDNGCEGKDAQMTGSTTLKPGTRQELLVNSKNLNLQNSSHQVDIRFADTSVKTLHATLWYMNGRHEDIKIEKPETSDTDGRFAFELRTDEDWASQNLLAVEVQGPEAGTAPQKVEAKICKRNVFPGAGQQTAQVGQ, encoded by the coding sequence ATGCACTCACACTTGATCAAATTACTCAGCCTGTCGGCCCTGACCGTGGGCATTCTCGCGGCCAGCAACGGCGCCCGTGCCGATGAAAGCGCCGCTGCCACGCCGCCAAAATTCAGCGCCGAACCGTGCTGCAACCTGTGCCCGGCCGCCCACGACGCGAAGAACTACACCACGCGTTATCAGCAGAACTTCACCACCCTGGTGCAGGCGCAGGGCGACTGGCTGTTCCGCACGCAGGAAGATTTGCGCACCGAGTTCAACACCACCCCGGCCGGCTACAAACGCCTGCAACAGCTGCATGATGCGTTCAAGAGCAAAGGCGTCGAACTGGTGATCGTCTACCAGCCGACCCGTGGTCTGGTGAACCGCAACAAGCTCAACCCGCAGGAAAAAGCCGCATTCGATTACGAAAAAGCGCTGGGCAACTACAAGACCATGCTCGGCCGTTTCGCGCAGATGGGTTACGTGGTGCCGGACCTGTCGCCGCTGACCAACGAATCGCTGCCGGACACTCTGCCCGCTCACGATTTTTACTTCCGCGGCGACCAGCACTGGACGCCATACGGTGCGCAGCGTACGGCGAAAATCGTCGCCGAGAAGGTCAAGCAGATCCCGGCCTTTGCCGACATTCCCAAGCGTGAATTCGAAACCAAGCGCTCCGGGCGCATGGGCAAGACCGGCACCCTGCACAACATGGCCGGGCAACTGTGCGGCACCAGTTACGCGATCCAGTACATGGATCAATTCACCACCGAGCCAAAAGGCGAGGCCGGTGACGGCGACCTGTTCGGTGATTCCGGCAACCCGCAAATCACCCTCGTCGGTACTTCGCACAGTGGCAAGAACTACAACTTCGCCGGCTTCCTCGAAGAGGCCATCGGCGCCGATATTCTCAACGTCGCGTTTCCTGGCGGTGGCCTGGAAGGTTCGATGCTGCAGTACCTGGGCAGCGACGAATTCCAGAAGACTCCGCCGAAGATTCTCATCTGGGAATTCTCGCCGCTGTACCGCCTCGACCAGGAAACCATCTATCGCCAGATGATGTCCCTTCTCGACAACGGCTGCGAAGGCAAAGACGCCCAGATGACCGGCAGCACCACGCTGAAACCGGGCACCAGGCAAGAACTGCTGGTCAACAGCAAAAACCTGAACCTGCAGAACAGCAGCCACCAGGTCGACATCCGCTTCGCCGACACCTCGGTGAAAACCCTGCACGCCACCCTCTGGTACATGAACGGTCGCCACGAGGACATCAAGATCGAGAAACCGGAAACCTCCGACACCGACGGTCGTTTCGCCTTTGAGTTGCGCACCGACGAAGACTGGGCCTCGCAAAACCTGCTGGCGGTCGAAGTCCAGGGTCCGGAAGCGGGCACTGCGCCACAAAAAGTCGAAGCGAAAATCTGCAAACGCAACGTATTCCCGGGCGCTGGGCAACAAACCGCTCAGGTCGGGCAATGA
- a CDS encoding mannuronate-specific alginate lyase yields the protein MRNPKLKSLLAPTLLSLAMFAGATQAAAPLRPPQGYFAPVDKFKTGDKSEGCDAMPAPYTGPLQFRSKYEGSDKARATLNVQSEKAFRDTTKDITTLERGTAKRVMQFMRDGRPEQLDCTLNWLTAWAKADALMSKDFNHTGKSMRKWALGSMASSYIRLKFSDSHPLAEHQQEAQLIEAWFSKMADQVVSDWDNLPLDKTNNHSYWAAWSVMATSVATNRRDLFDWAVKEYKVGVNQVDADGYLPNELKRQQRALAYHNYALPPLAMIASFAQVNGVDLRQENNSALKRLGDRVLAGVKDPDAFEKKNGKEQDMTDLKEDMKFAWLEPFCTLYTCAPDVIEKKHGMQPFKTFRLGGDLTKVYDPSHEKGNKGS from the coding sequence ATGCGAAATCCGAAATTGAAATCTTTATTGGCCCCCACCCTGCTGAGCCTGGCGATGTTCGCCGGCGCCACACAGGCCGCTGCGCCACTGCGCCCACCGCAGGGCTACTTCGCACCGGTGGATAAATTCAAGACCGGCGACAAAAGCGAAGGCTGCGACGCGATGCCGGCGCCGTACACCGGACCGCTGCAATTTCGCAGCAAATACGAAGGCTCGGACAAGGCCCGCGCGACGCTGAACGTGCAGTCGGAAAAAGCCTTCCGCGACACCACCAAAGACATCACCACGCTGGAACGCGGCACCGCCAAACGGGTGATGCAGTTCATGCGCGACGGTCGCCCGGAGCAGCTCGATTGCACGCTGAACTGGTTGACCGCGTGGGCCAAGGCGGATGCGTTGATGTCCAAGGACTTCAACCACACCGGCAAGTCGATGCGCAAATGGGCGCTGGGCAGCATGGCCTCGTCCTACATTCGCCTGAAGTTCTCCGACTCGCATCCACTGGCCGAGCATCAGCAAGAGGCGCAGTTGATCGAGGCGTGGTTCAGCAAAATGGCCGACCAGGTGGTCAGCGACTGGGACAACCTGCCGCTGGATAAAACCAACAACCACTCGTACTGGGCCGCATGGTCGGTGATGGCGACCTCGGTTGCGACCAACCGCCGCGACCTGTTCGACTGGGCGGTGAAGGAATACAAGGTCGGGGTCAATCAAGTCGACGCCGACGGCTACCTGCCGAACGAACTCAAGCGCCAGCAACGCGCCCTCGCCTATCACAACTACGCCCTGCCGCCGCTGGCGATGATCGCCAGTTTCGCCCAGGTCAACGGTGTCGATCTGCGTCAGGAAAACAACAGCGCGCTGAAGCGTCTGGGTGACCGGGTACTGGCCGGGGTGAAAGACCCGGATGCGTTCGAGAAGAAGAACGGTAAAGAACAGGACATGACTGACCTGAAAGAGGACATGAAATTCGCCTGGCTCGAACCGTTCTGCACGCTCTACACCTGTGCGCCGGATGTGATCGAGAAGAAGCACGGCATGCAGCCGTTCAAGACCTTCCGCCTGGGTGGGGACCTGACCAAGGTCTACGACCCGTCCCATGAAAAGGGCAACAAGGGCAGTTAG